CTCATTTATAACCCAGTCGGCTCCAAGGGGAGAACATTTCAACAAACCAGTCCTAACTAGTCACATTCTTTTAATCAATACTTTTTTCGGCCTCCTTTAGTTTGTAAACATGAATATAAACGTAAGAATACAAAACATTTATAAGGCTTCTATTAGATAGATTAACctgatatatttctgtagtcagtcagtaacaacccctataagaaatacatgtaatatttatacgcaaattatggaaattatttattaaaaacataaacaCATGCAATGTCAAAATGtatgtgtaaattaaaattgtatatttgaATAGGAAGTATCAGGAAAAAGATTTAGAACTGCACATTCAACTGTTTTTACGTAATGTTAATCGTTGGTCTTCAGAAACATTCCTTTGtaaatgaaatatcaagcaatggTATATGAGTATAATTCATTTAATGCAGACTGATATGAGATatcgttttaaaatgttgttattcACTATGCACTGGCATTACCTCTGCATTCTACCTGTCTATAGACACGCTTCACTTTTGCGTTAATGCCTTTGTGTCAATCATATTTGTATTTAGAGAAAAGCGAATATCATTTATCGTTTTTATTTAGCTACATATATCTTTTCATTTGAaactatttaataaattttttctgcGGGTCCTTCTAACTGGCGAACAAAATACTATCTTGGATTTTCAGTTTACGTCTCCAATACAGCAGACAAACTACAGGGAACACTGTGTTACAAGGACAACAACTTTACACTAGACACCATACCTGCTGTCTTCACCACCACCTGTCCTGTGCATGGACAGtacgtcatctactacaacgagAGACTACCTGGAGTTACCTACCCTGACGAGTACTCTGATTATGTTACCAGTAATCTCTGTGAAGTGGAGGTGTATGGTGAGTGACCATAATTATTccattaaataaacaaaacaaaattggtAACTGTTATTTAAACAACACTTTTAAAGTTGACTAACTTTAGTATCAACATGGTATACTATGTTTTGATGGATTTGGAAATGTGTTTGATTCAATTGAGTGACGATAAGTATCACAAACAAAACTATAAAGAATCAAATCATACGattgataattgttttattcCTGTCAATTTTACCTTCACACATTGCTTAatgagagtttaaaaaaaagcattcagaataaaaaaaaaatataatgcacAAGATGCATCATTAAATTTCCATGATgtattacattttaacaatataacGATTGTGTGTTATGCGATACGTTCTATGGTGATTGTGTTTGTATAGTCGCTAAGCAACCATACTTTCGGCGTCACGGATTGCCacgtaacaaaaaaaaaatgtatatacacgaATAATTTGCAGCCGCGGCATTAATTCCTTTTGTCACATTTCTATTTTAAGACCAGTCATGTTTGAAGACCGGTAACTAGTTGTTGGATATTTTGACACTGTTTTCTTAGAAGTAACTCTAACTTTGTCGTCGATGATAATGTACTAGGCTAGTATTAGGGAAGGCGTTAGCACAGTGACTGCTTGATTGTTGATAGTTTTTGCTTTGCTGACGTTaaatcttattttgaaatatatgtggTCTAAACAAATGGTGTATATTAGGTACAGGCATATATCTGTTGGTAATAATGAGAGATTACTCCCAACGTGTATAAGGTAAGCTAATAAAAGACGAAAAGTACAGACTATTATGTACGGCACTTAAACGAACTCAACTGCGTGAGAGACTAGATAAAGCCGCAAAGACGTTAACTGAATGACGAGAATATAATAAGCTGACTAACCTTGCCGCACCGCTTAAAGTCAAAGAGAGGCTCGTCAAAGAGCAGTTTAAAGACGcacataaaaatcaaagtaccgtagaactgacgggagttgattttattgatgattatttattttaaaatcagtgatatgttattttgcatgacaagtacaggtagtttctaatctgtacttgaattacgcacatttttataatatgaattttcggacACAAAGatgttgataaaaccccatatgaatcatgtaaaataatatttaaagatagaataaattcaatcaaactatgtatcaatgatagaaatatttctggaaaatttatggatccaagcaatattgaactctcgtctcgttcaaccaaacgctcgactgtcgccgttaatctccgacaagcaagagggACTCTTTGTTtctcggagatttacggagacagccgagcgtcgagttgaacgagactatattgaactctggcgtaagaatacatacaactacaaaaaatatctaaattgttcgaaccatttaaaatctgactatttttaaggtatttataaatatgtttccttgaaaaacaatgctttagcatacattatttcggatttatatatatattctcaagaactaattcttgtcagcggcgatgatttgtgctttggtccaaacactgtttcactttcggtttgtcagaataactgcataggagagttgattaaaatcaactcccaaaaatgagaTTTGCATCTAAGGGTACAACAAGCAAGACTtaaattgttgatttaaaaaagctATTAGACATGCTGAAGTGTAAGATGCATTACAGGCGACAAACCACCGAATGAATGGCAATCTAACGTATGAACGAACGACGCAGAGTGATGATGAGGAAAAGTAAAACCCGGATATGGTATTGACCAATGCGGTACTTGGTCTtcagaaagaaataaaaatcctgTCGGAAAAGAAGGCTTACCAGGATGACACTTGTAATACATCTACATAAGTTTGGACAcacataaaatatgatttgatatttatgtgaaaaggaagttaatatcaaaatcaagtgttttaaatacattaagttatttgaaagtgataTAATATGAAGCAAGAAGGTTAAGTGTAACGTTCAAATCTGGAAAGAccagcatttaaaaaaaaatgttttagctaaTTGGAAATTTATAGATATACTgatcaattttctttattatctCCTGGTGTCTTCAGCCTAAATTTAAACTTGATGTTAGGAACTTCGGTCTAACTCTTATTAAAATGCAGTTTTGAAGTGAGGGCTTCTCCCAAATCTCAACATTGATGATAACCGGGGTTTTGATTTCCtaatataaatcataaatgatacagagtgtagaaaaaaaatgacatacaaCTTACTGTACACACATTATGTACAcacattacaaattttgtgtctATACATTGCGATAAAGTggttttagaagaaaaaatatttaaaactcaGCGTACACTACGACATCACAAAGGTCAATAAATGCATGTGGACTTTTGCCTTCCTGGTATTTTATTCCATTGATTCTCTCGTCGTAATAGATAACGTAACGGCCAATACCAAAACAGATAATGTCCATCACAACAGGTAAGGTATGAATGATGTGATGAATATCGTGGCGACAAAGTATCAACAGTAATACCAAGAAACCTCGCCTAAAACCATTGTTTTCATCTACAATGAATGATTTACTTGTAAATACTTGCAAACAAAAAAGTGAACATTTAACTGTCATAGTCATTGGATAAATCCAAGAACAAGATTATTTAACACAAAAAACAGGAGTATTAAAGTTGTAAAATAATTAGAAGAttatattgtgaaaataattgtaacaaaaaagtttactaggttatattaataataataaatagacacaatctcgttgcgagcaacgagaaGGTTTTctgtccgatttttagaaggaaatatgacatcatcgaccttgattttcgacaacaaaacgtaaaatggaaaaaggagtgaagtactaatgctttttttgtatcgctttttataaattttcttacaatgcttttttaaatactgtattTTTTCCAATTGAGATAGAAAgaattaaacttgtttacctctggccccttaaaaccctaGTTGGGttacgcaagagaaaatcattatagtGTTAGGATATAtcaacgtattatacctaattcaGCTTTAATAACTTTTCACAAAATagctctcagtaaagggctatagataaaagactttaaagccATTTGGTCCCCTAATATATGggaccagtccctttttcttgataatcaaatgaaagttcatttattttgaacacattttgttgaaaagTGCTTAGAAATTCGAtacgttcttgagatatatgttaaagaaggttttaggggccgatcccttatcgtccgtttaacgaaattttgaaggttgcatatcgTTAAGAACATCCTTTGAACAGCTTTTTCCCTTATactacatttcaaaatatttttcctttctggtTGATCAACATTTTGGACTTTTAGTCCCTAAAATTCCTAAAACCCGTAATTACATAACAAATATTAACATAATTACATTGTTTCGATACATAActttgagataaacatatttgcatctataacattttacaaaatatccctcaataaagggtaatagataaaaaaaactttagagccctttggccccctaattttagggaccagcccctttttcttgatatcaaatgagaGGCCATTTAAATCAAAgcacattttgtttaacaagtgtttagaaattagttaccgttcttgagatatatgggaaagaacgttttaggggccgatcccttatctccttatagggaccgtttaacgaaattttgaaggttgcatattgttaagaacatcattttgaacagcTTTACC
This is a stretch of genomic DNA from Crassostrea angulata isolate pt1a10 chromosome 4, ASM2561291v2, whole genome shotgun sequence. It encodes these proteins:
- the LOC128180244 gene encoding uncharacterized protein LOC128180244 yields the protein MLLYVFIFTVNVAINKPAYQQYPVRGEERYEAGKAVDGRKSDLSSWGGQCAASESYKRTATWWVNLISIHSIHHITIYFLTSNKQWGPSNWRTKYYLGFSVYVSNTADKLQGTLCYKDNNFTLDTIPAVFTTTCPVHGQYVIYYNERLPGVTYPDEYSDYVTSNLCEVEVYGE